A window from Scleropages formosus chromosome 17, fSclFor1.1, whole genome shotgun sequence encodes these proteins:
- the slc46a2 gene encoding thymic stromal cotransporter homolog — MFSLSSARTLIHPVVATAQVASSFYDTGLQMVVKLRCSSNASSSPDEQQRAISDFYMTYTMISNLLPFLPAYLLARCGDRGRRKVPIAVPLVGYLLSRMLLLVVLLFDWPIQVMFGGAVVYGLCGGFSSYWAGVMALASVTSRRERRSLRIMAVELIYGLAGFVGSLVSGHLFQLYASGTKQGTILVALCVLLYLFCLVYVVLVLTPPETFEDCGRERREYPTKTWRRHLPAFNLTIGLLFLSAILYDVAVAGGMEMLISFVMKAPLSWDATQVGYGNAVGFVIFFTSFLGVWVFSKYAVDTTLVIIGMISFAAGIYFMAFVTATYMFYLARTLTVFALIPMPTIRSLLSKQVQASCCGRILLLLQLCFALASLVYSPIFTKVYQATLDWFPGFVFLLSSILTVLAIIPISVVGCRTARQESYESLEGN; from the exons ATGTTCTCTCTGTCTTCCGCGAGGACCCTGATCCACCCGGTGGTCGCGACGGCCCAGGTCGCCAGCTCCTTCTACGACACGGGTCTGCAGATGGTTGTCAAGCTGAGATGTTCCTCCAACGCCTCTTCCAGCCCCGATGAGCAGCAGAGGGCCATATCGGACTTCTACATGACCTACACCATGATCTCCAACCTGCTGCCCTTCCTGCCAGCCTACCTGTTGGCCAGGTGCGGAGACCGCGGCCGCAGGAAGGTGCCCATCGCCGTACCCCTCGTGGGCTACCTGCTCTCCAGGATGCTGTTGCTCGTGGTCCTCCTGTTCGATTGGCCCATCCAGGTGATGTTTGGCGGAGCCGTCGTCTACGGCCTCTGCGGAGGGTTCTCCTCCTACTGGGCGGGTGTGATGGCCCTGGCGTCGGTTACGTCGCGGAGGGAGCGCAGGTCTCTGCGGATCATGGCTGTTGAGTTGATCTATGGGCTGGCTGGTTTCGTGGGCAGTCTGGTTTCCGGACACCTCTTCCAGCTGTACGCATCTGGAACGAAGCAAGGGACGATTCTGGTGGCGCTGTGTGTCCTGCTCTACCTGTTTTGTCTGGTCTACGTCGTGTTGGTGTTGACACCTCCAGAGACATTTGAAGACTGTGGTAGGGAGAGAAGAGAGTATCCCACAAAGACTTGGCGGAGACATCTGCCCGCCTTCAACCTCACCATCGGCCTGCTGTTCTTAAGCGCCATCCTGTATGATGTAGCTGTGGCTGGAGGGATGGAGATGCTCATATCTTTTGTGATGAAGGCACCTCTGAGCTGGGACGCCACCCAGGTGGGCTATGGCAACGCTGTGGGCTTCGTGATCTTCTTCACCAGCTTCCTGGGGGTCTGGGTCTTCTCCAAGTATGCGGTAGATACCACCTTGGTCATCATTGGCATGATCTCCTTCGCAGCGGGGATTTACTTCATGGCATTTGTGACTGCTACCTACATGTTTTACCTGG CTCGAACCCTGACCGTGTTCGCCCTGATTCCAATGCCCACCATTCGATCCCTGCTGTCGAAGCAAGTCCAAGCGTCCTGTTGCG GCCGAATTCTgcttctgctccagctgtgctTTGCCCTCGCCAGTCTGGTGTATTCGCCCATCTTCACCAAGGTTTACCAGGCCACGCTCGACTGGTTCCCTGGGTTTGTCTTCCTGCTGTCCAGCATCCTCACAGTCCTTGCCATTATACCTATAAG tgttgtTGGCTGTAGGACAGCAAGGCAGGAGAGCTATGAGAGCCTAGAGGGCAACTGA